DNA sequence from the Pecten maximus unplaced genomic scaffold, xPecMax1.1, whole genome shotgun sequence genome:
TTTCATGACTATGTGTAACACCTGATTATCAGCTGGTATATgtgtagacaggtgtgtttaaATATGGTGAACACACTTATATAACAGGCCGAGTTTCAATTTAAGGGAACATAGaaaacattattgtatttaaGGAAAAACTCTTAGTCAAGGAACTTTCCTAATTCTTTTATGCTTTCCCATATATATGGACCTACAGAAAATTTTTAGTTTGAGTTTCCTGATATTAAAGGATAATGAAACTGAGGCCAGATAATTTTAGATCACGACTTATTTCAAGATGTATTTTAATTCATGCAGGTATGCATGGCGTATGTAATACATTGATCAGTTAATATTTTTACAGGTGAAATGGAGGGGGAATATGTTGTTATACATCGACGTCCTTCTGGATACATCCCCACATCTTTAGAGGAGTTTAACCAGATCTCGGAAGGTTCACCTGTGTCGCCTCTCCTAGAAAGTTTGTCCCACAATAATTATCACCGGGGGCCTGACAGATACTCGAGACTTCCGCGCCGCAACAATTATCGCCCTCAGAGAAGACTTCTCAATGAGTATGTTGACGATGTGTTTGAATCAGATAATAGTGATGGGTCAAGGACATCTGGGATCAGGGGACATCTAC
Encoded proteins:
- the LOC117319985 gene encoding uncharacterized protein LOC117319985 gives rise to the protein MEHWRQLAFSLIGVLCLLVVVATVIVFVTYARFLKYRQAKTRRQSISERGEMEGEYVVIHRRPSGYIPTSLEEFNQISEGSPVSPLLESLSHNNYHRGPDRYSRLPRRNNYRPQRRLLNEYVDDVFESDNSDGSRTSGIRGHLQTIPETPDGDV